Proteins from one Planctomyces sp. SH-PL62 genomic window:
- a CDS encoding M16 family metallopeptidase, which yields MRFHRTTLDNGLEVIAELNDDAHSIAAGFFVKAGSRDETPELAGVSHFLEHMTFKGTARRDALAVNRDFDRVGAKHNAQTSEEDTFYHFTCLPEYLPRAFDVLADILRPTLREDDFETEKKVIIEEIRMYLDNPMSVAYEAAKAAHFGGHPLGNSILGTIDSINAMKAEDMRAYFASRYSPANIVLGFAGKGDWDQLVELASAHCRSWTGDHPTRLAEPARGKHAFQTILREEDLQQTVVGVSDGPSLESDDRYAAHLLATILGDHTSSQLYWALVDPGYADGAEMSYQDYNQSGGFYSFLSCEPDDVQDNLARMADVYRGAMARGVTQDELNQAKNKVQARSVLRSERPMGRLASLGFHWVYRRAYLPVEQELEAFAAVTVDQIGRLLREWPLWPMTIVSVGPTTEVEPPK from the coding sequence ATGCGATTCCACCGCACGACCCTGGACAACGGCCTGGAAGTGATCGCCGAGCTGAACGACGACGCGCACTCGATCGCCGCCGGCTTCTTCGTCAAGGCCGGCAGCCGCGACGAGACCCCCGAGCTGGCCGGCGTCTCCCACTTCCTCGAGCACATGACGTTCAAGGGGACCGCCCGCCGCGACGCCCTGGCCGTCAACCGCGACTTCGACCGCGTCGGCGCCAAGCACAACGCGCAGACGTCCGAGGAAGACACCTTCTACCACTTCACCTGCCTGCCCGAGTACCTCCCCAGGGCGTTCGACGTCCTGGCCGACATCCTCCGCCCGACCCTCCGGGAAGACGACTTCGAGACCGAGAAGAAGGTCATCATCGAAGAGATCCGGATGTACCTGGACAACCCCATGTCGGTCGCCTATGAGGCGGCCAAGGCCGCCCACTTCGGCGGGCACCCGCTGGGCAACAGCATCCTCGGGACGATCGACTCGATCAACGCCATGAAGGCCGAGGACATGCGGGCGTACTTCGCCAGCCGGTACAGCCCGGCCAACATCGTCCTGGGCTTCGCCGGCAAGGGAGACTGGGACCAGCTCGTCGAGCTGGCGTCGGCCCACTGCCGCTCCTGGACCGGCGACCATCCCACCCGCCTGGCCGAGCCCGCCCGCGGCAAGCACGCCTTCCAGACCATCCTCCGCGAGGAGGACCTCCAGCAGACCGTCGTGGGCGTCAGCGACGGCCCCTCGCTGGAGAGCGACGACCGCTACGCCGCCCACCTGCTGGCGACGATCCTCGGCGACCACACCAGCTCCCAGCTCTACTGGGCCCTCGTCGACCCCGGCTACGCCGACGGCGCCGAGATGAGCTACCAGGACTACAACCAGTCCGGCGGCTTCTACTCGTTCCTCTCCTGCGAGCCGGACGACGTCCAGGACAACCTCGCCCGGATGGCCGACGTCTACCGCGGCGCCATGGCCAGGGGGGTCACCCAGGACGAGCTGAACCAGGCCAAGAACAAGGTGCAGGCCCGCTCCGTGCTCCGCAGCGAACGCCCGATGGGCCGCCTGGCCTCGCTCGGCTTCCACTGGGTCTACCGCCGCGCTTACCTCCCGGTCGAGCAGGAGCTGGAAGCCTTCGCGGCCGTCACGGTCGACCAGATCGGCCGCCTCCTCCGGGAGTGGCCCCTCTGGCCCATGACCATCGTCTCCGTCGGCCCCACCACCGAGGTCGAGCCGCCGAAGTGA
- a CDS encoding GNAT family N-acetyltransferase produces the protein MAITYYKRLRMEVDLDGSNLSQPLPGPFFWAPWDETLLIQHAEIKYLSFREEIDAAVFPCLGDRQGCLRLMREIRRKPGFLPGATWLIACPEGYVGTIQGVVDYGPIGSIQNVGVLPAYRGLGLGRALVSRALWGFHQAGLRRTYLEVTAENRSAVQLYRALGFRKAKTLYKAVGG, from the coding sequence ATGGCGATCACCTACTACAAACGGCTCCGCATGGAGGTCGACCTCGACGGGTCGAACCTCTCCCAGCCGCTCCCCGGGCCGTTCTTCTGGGCGCCCTGGGACGAAACGCTGCTGATCCAGCACGCCGAGATCAAATACCTGAGCTTCCGCGAGGAGATCGACGCGGCCGTCTTCCCCTGCCTGGGAGACCGCCAGGGCTGCCTCCGGCTGATGCGCGAGATCCGCCGCAAGCCCGGCTTCCTCCCCGGGGCCACCTGGCTGATCGCCTGCCCCGAGGGGTACGTGGGGACCATCCAGGGGGTCGTCGACTACGGCCCGATCGGCTCGATCCAGAACGTCGGCGTCCTGCCGGCCTATCGGGGCCTGGGCCTGGGACGGGCGCTGGTCAGCCGGGCCTTGTGGGGCTTCCACCAGGCGGGCCTCCGCCGGACCTACCTGGAAGTCACCGCCGAGAACCGCTCGGCCGTCCAGCTCTACCGCGCCCTGGGCTTCCGCAAGGCCAAGACCCTCTACAAAGCGGTCGGGGGCTGA
- a CDS encoding SGNH/GDSL hydrolase family protein — MSAWDVGRASADDVRWRDAATLEIEGKGWADTASPFVRLPDSVKDKFSPLAWQLSAESAGICIRFDTDAAAVSLRWSVASESLAMPHMPATGVSGLDLYARDDDGSWRFIGNGRPAKRDGNLARIEFPEGPRRRRECLVYLPLYNGTKSLEIGAPPDAVLEKPAPRPEDRRRPIVVYGTSIVQGGCASRPGMVWTAILGRMLDRPVINLGFSSAGTMQPPVGEALAELDPAAYLIDCTWNMGDGQEVYTERVTRLVRTIRKARPHTPIVFVAQSHIRPETHPTELSRRLEAPVLSLKNEGVEGLFLVPGADLIGSDGEGTVDGVHPNDLGMDRQARCLHPIVDKILGGSTPPRVYIDTDLAAEVDDSFAVYRALIAPEFHVVGLSTIGWEGPLDFPTNTRASQKMSEEMLGLLKLEDRISHPIGAPNPMPAASTPVDSPAARDIIAKAKETPAGQKLQVFVLGCYTNVASALLLDPSITDKLTVHVMGFRYDDERLTPNESNTQGDPHAAAHLLKSGVELKAMVNSTLRHFQWTKADVDAHFKGKGGVRDYLAQRWESYSPNDPQRTLWDIAVFEAVLRPELATLTEVVHDGSRLHVWTQVDIKGMKADYWEAAETLASGSSKPHAAAEASTVKTLDGPSKPHVYIDADTGNEVDDPFAIYRALVAPEFHVVGLSSAGWGETEAFPTNTRTSQRMNEEVLGLLKLEDRISHPIGAPNPMPAASTPVDSPAARDIIARAKAMPAGRKLQVFVLGAYTNVASALLLDPSVTDRMTVHVMGFRYDDERLTPNEFNSQGDLHAAAHLLKSGVELKAMVNTTLDHFQWTKAEVDARFKGKGGLRDYLVQRWESHAPNDPQRILWDIAVFEAVLRPELATLTEVVHDGSRLHVWTQVDVKGMQADYWDATAAPAPVSSKPPASVDPIVISRGEQAHSYQAFPDACRLKNGDILAVFYAGYTHVSLPADDFPLGGRICMVRSSDEGRTWSEPAVLYDDEDDNRDPHVSQLDDGTLICTFFSIAEKDRKRLKTIKDPKLFEQNRSDTGVQIVVSRDDGKTWEAEARSVFPDWVCSAPVRQLPNGVCVLGLYRGDEETGLSIAGTARSTDRGLTWEAPVAIKAPPGVGLNAETDVIRLADGRLYAAMRSFADDMYYAISDDEARSWSEAKKAGFPAHSPHLTRLSSGEIILSHRLPKTSIHISGDDAETWRGPYPIDSCIGAYPATVELKDHSILIIYYVEGGGSVIRARRFNLKPDGIEFLPL, encoded by the coding sequence ATGTCCGCCTGGGATGTCGGCCGAGCCTCGGCGGACGACGTGCGCTGGCGCGACGCCGCGACGTTGGAGATCGAGGGGAAAGGTTGGGCGGACACGGCGAGCCCGTTCGTCCGGCTGCCGGATTCCGTGAAGGACAAGTTCTCGCCCCTGGCGTGGCAGTTGAGCGCGGAGAGCGCGGGGATCTGCATCCGGTTCGACACGGACGCCGCCGCCGTCAGCCTTCGGTGGTCGGTCGCCAGCGAGTCGCTCGCCATGCCTCACATGCCCGCGACCGGGGTCAGCGGGCTGGATCTGTACGCCCGCGACGACGACGGCTCTTGGCGGTTCATCGGGAACGGCAGGCCGGCAAAGCGGGACGGCAATCTCGCCAGGATCGAGTTCCCGGAAGGGCCCAGGCGGCGGCGGGAATGCCTGGTGTACCTCCCCTTGTACAACGGCACGAAGTCGCTGGAGATCGGGGCGCCGCCGGACGCCGTCCTGGAGAAGCCCGCGCCGCGTCCCGAGGATCGTCGCAGGCCGATCGTGGTCTACGGGACGTCGATCGTCCAGGGCGGGTGCGCGTCGCGGCCGGGGATGGTCTGGACGGCCATCCTGGGTCGGATGCTGGATCGGCCCGTGATCAACCTGGGGTTCTCGTCCGCGGGGACGATGCAGCCTCCCGTCGGGGAGGCACTCGCCGAGCTTGACCCCGCGGCCTACCTGATCGACTGCACCTGGAACATGGGCGACGGCCAGGAAGTGTACACGGAGAGGGTGACCCGACTCGTGCGGACGATCCGCAAGGCGCGTCCGCATACGCCGATCGTCTTCGTGGCCCAGTCGCACATCCGACCGGAGACGCATCCCACCGAGCTTTCCCGAAGGCTGGAGGCTCCGGTGCTGAGCCTGAAGAACGAGGGGGTCGAGGGGCTCTTCCTGGTTCCGGGAGCGGACCTGATCGGCTCCGACGGCGAGGGGACCGTGGACGGCGTCCACCCCAACGACCTCGGGATGGACCGGCAGGCCCGTTGCCTCCATCCGATCGTCGACAAGATCCTCGGCGGTTCGACGCCGCCCCGCGTCTACATCGACACCGACCTGGCGGCCGAGGTCGACGATTCCTTCGCCGTCTACCGGGCTCTGATCGCCCCGGAGTTCCACGTCGTCGGCCTGTCCACGATCGGTTGGGAGGGCCCGCTCGACTTCCCGACCAACACCCGGGCCAGCCAGAAGATGAGCGAGGAGATGCTCGGCCTCCTGAAGCTTGAGGACCGCATCTCGCATCCGATCGGGGCGCCGAATCCGATGCCGGCGGCCTCCACGCCCGTCGACTCCCCCGCCGCTCGCGACATCATCGCCAAGGCGAAGGAGACCCCCGCCGGCCAGAAGCTCCAGGTCTTCGTGCTCGGATGCTACACGAACGTGGCCTCCGCGCTGTTGCTGGACCCGAGCATTACGGACAAGCTGACCGTCCACGTGATGGGATTCCGCTACGACGACGAGCGTCTTACCCCCAACGAATCCAACACCCAGGGCGACCCGCACGCCGCCGCCCATCTCCTCAAGAGCGGCGTCGAGCTGAAGGCGATGGTCAACAGCACACTCCGCCACTTCCAGTGGACCAAGGCCGACGTGGACGCCCACTTCAAGGGGAAAGGGGGCGTACGCGACTATCTGGCCCAACGATGGGAATCGTACAGCCCCAACGACCCCCAGCGCACTCTATGGGACATCGCGGTGTTCGAAGCCGTCCTGCGCCCGGAGCTGGCGACGCTCACCGAGGTCGTCCACGACGGCTCCAGGCTTCACGTCTGGACTCAGGTCGATATCAAGGGGATGAAGGCCGATTACTGGGAAGCGGCGGAAACGCTCGCCTCCGGTTCGTCGAAGCCGCACGCGGCCGCCGAAGCTTCCACCGTCAAGACTCTGGACGGGCCGTCGAAGCCCCACGTCTACATCGACGCCGATACGGGGAACGAGGTCGATGACCCGTTCGCGATCTACCGGGCTCTCGTCGCCCCGGAATTCCACGTCGTCGGCCTGTCTTCGGCCGGCTGGGGGGAGACGGAGGCCTTTCCGACCAACACCCGAACCAGCCAGCGGATGAACGAGGAGGTGCTCGGCCTCCTGAAGCTTGAGGACCGCATCTCGCATCCGATCGGGGCGCCGAATCCGATGCCGGCGGCCTCCACGCCCGTCGACTCCCCCGCCGCTCGCGACATCATCGCCAGGGCCAAGGCGATGCCGGCCGGGCGAAAACTGCAAGTCTTCGTGCTCGGCGCCTACACGAACGTGGCCTCCGCGCTGTTGCTCGACCCGAGCGTCACGGACAGGATGACCGTCCACGTGATGGGATTCCGCTACGACGACGAGCGTCTCACGCCCAATGAATTCAACTCGCAGGGCGACCTGCACGCCGCCGCCCATCTCCTCAAGAGCGGCGTCGAGCTGAAGGCGATGGTCAACACCACCCTCGACCATTTCCAGTGGACCAAGGCCGAAGTCGACGCTCGCTTCAAGGGGAAAGGGGGCTTGCGAGACTATCTGGTCCAGCGTTGGGAGTCGCACGCCCCCAACGACCCCCAGCGGATCCTTTGGGACATCGCGGTGTTCGAAGCCGTCCTGCGCCCGGAGCTTGCGACGCTCACCGAGGTCGTCCACGACGGCTCCAGGCTTCACGTCTGGACCCAGGTCGACGTGAAGGGGATGCAAGCCGACTACTGGGACGCGACGGCGGCTCCGGCCCCCGTCTCGTCGAAGCCGCCGGCGTCGGTCGATCCCATCGTGATTTCCAGGGGCGAGCAGGCGCACTCGTACCAGGCCTTCCCCGACGCCTGCCGCCTGAAGAACGGCGACATCCTCGCGGTTTTTTACGCCGGCTACACCCATGTTTCGCTCCCGGCCGACGATTTTCCGCTCGGCGGTCGCATCTGCATGGTCCGCTCCTCAGACGAAGGCCGCACCTGGTCGGAGCCGGCCGTCCTGTACGACGACGAGGACGACAACCGCGATCCCCACGTCTCCCAGCTCGACGACGGCACGCTGATCTGCACCTTCTTCTCGATCGCCGAGAAGGACCGCAAGCGCCTGAAGACCATCAAGGACCCGAAACTCTTCGAGCAGAACAGGAGCGACACCGGCGTCCAGATCGTCGTCAGCCGCGACGACGGCAAGACGTGGGAAGCCGAGGCCCGCTCGGTGTTCCCGGATTGGGTCTGCTCCGCCCCCGTCCGCCAACTTCCCAACGGCGTCTGCGTTCTGGGCCTTTACCGCGGAGACGAAGAAACGGGGCTCAGCATCGCCGGGACCGCCCGCTCGACCGATCGCGGCCTGACCTGGGAAGCCCCCGTCGCGATCAAGGCGCCGCCGGGCGTCGGGCTCAACGCCGAGACCGACGTCATCCGCCTCGCCGACGGTCGCCTGTATGCAGCGATGCGTTCCTTCGCCGACGACATGTACTACGCGATCAGCGATGATGAGGCCAGGTCCTGGTCGGAGGCGAAAAAGGCCGGCTTCCCGGCCCATTCCCCGCATCTGACCCGGCTGAGCAGCGGCGAGATCATCCTGAGCCATCGCCTCCCGAAGACGTCGATCCACATCAGCGGCGACGACGCAGAAACCTGGCGGGGGCCGTATCCGATCGATTCGTGCATCGGCGCCTACCCCGCCACCGTCGAGTTGAAGGATCACAGCATCCTCATCATCTATTACGTCGAAGGCGGCGGCAGCGTCATCCGCGCCCGCCGATTCAACCTCAAACCCGACGGCATCGAATTCCTCCCTCTTTAA
- a CDS encoding peroxiredoxin, which produces MLSVGDKFPEFTAKASLGSGPEALVTVSSEQFQGKWAVFFFYPKDFTFVCPTELVEFSRRLKEFEDRDVEVVGGSTDNEFSHLAWCKDHDDLHDLGYPLIAAQKLAPALGICDPVEGYANRATFLVDPNGVIQWVAVYNGNVGRNVDEVIRVIDAVQSDELCPCNWKQGEATIQA; this is translated from the coding sequence ATGTTGAGCGTCGGCGACAAGTTCCCGGAATTCACGGCCAAGGCGAGTCTCGGGAGCGGCCCGGAGGCCCTGGTCACCGTCAGCAGCGAGCAGTTCCAGGGCAAGTGGGCGGTCTTCTTCTTCTACCCGAAGGACTTCACGTTCGTCTGCCCGACTGAGCTGGTCGAGTTCAGCCGTCGCCTCAAGGAATTCGAGGACCGCGACGTCGAGGTCGTGGGCGGCAGCACCGACAACGAGTTCTCCCACCTGGCCTGGTGCAAGGACCACGACGACCTGCACGACCTGGGCTACCCCCTGATCGCCGCCCAGAAGCTGGCCCCGGCCCTGGGGATCTGCGACCCGGTCGAGGGCTACGCCAACCGCGCGACCTTCCTGGTGGACCCCAATGGCGTAATCCAGTGGGTGGCCGTTTACAATGGCAACGTCGGCCGGAACGTGGACGAGGTGATCCGCGTCATCGACGCGGTCCAGTCCGACGAGCTTTGTCCCTGCAACTGGAAGCAGGGCGAGGCGACCATCCAGGCCTGA
- a CDS encoding RidA family protein, protein MRQKPSIVLAAVLAAFTPVALGDDAPRRLRVSPDRAGSAAVVVPIAAPLVHTTQFFPIDEAGRLAPEDRQIETVLDRLDAALRAAGSDASRVVRMHVVLSRADWRDEVRKAFAKRLDGRDGPAWTFVGGEPLRPGAILAVDAVATTDHAPPPNTAPRSATSAVLPGGPRVFISGQAEPDADLAVATRKTLESLGDSLKTLGLDRDRVVQLKAFIQPSDAPAAEVVAREVAAFFEGETPPPLVVVGWKSSPSQPVEIELIAASHSPGGSGRLEFPALPPLKPSPVYSRAALASQGSLVFVSGLIGPENAPGGDQVRAVFDELRSVLDEARSDFRHMAKATYYVSDPEADAALAKIRTELYDPTRPPAASKAAVRDVAFPGRGFAIDMIAVTP, encoded by the coding sequence ATGCGACAAAAACCCTCGATCGTCCTCGCCGCGGTGCTGGCCGCGTTCACGCCCGTCGCGCTGGGCGACGACGCCCCGCGCCGACTACGCGTTTCGCCCGACCGGGCCGGTTCGGCGGCCGTGGTCGTCCCGATCGCCGCGCCCCTGGTTCATACGACGCAGTTCTTCCCGATCGACGAGGCGGGGCGGCTCGCGCCCGAGGACCGACAGATCGAGACGGTCCTGGATCGTCTGGACGCGGCGCTCCGCGCGGCCGGCTCCGACGCCTCGCGGGTCGTCCGGATGCACGTCGTCCTGAGCCGAGCGGACTGGCGCGACGAGGTCCGCAAGGCGTTCGCGAAACGGCTCGACGGCCGCGACGGCCCGGCCTGGACCTTCGTCGGCGGCGAGCCGCTCCGGCCGGGTGCCATCCTGGCCGTGGACGCCGTCGCGACGACGGACCACGCCCCTCCCCCCAATACGGCGCCCCGCTCGGCCACGTCCGCCGTCCTCCCCGGCGGGCCTCGGGTTTTCATCTCGGGCCAGGCCGAGCCCGACGCGGATCTCGCCGTCGCGACCCGGAAGACGCTCGAAAGCCTGGGCGATTCGCTGAAGACCCTCGGCCTCGACCGCGATCGGGTCGTCCAGCTCAAGGCGTTCATCCAGCCTTCGGACGCCCCCGCCGCCGAGGTCGTCGCGCGGGAGGTCGCCGCGTTCTTCGAAGGGGAGACGCCCCCTCCGCTGGTCGTCGTGGGCTGGAAGTCGTCGCCGTCTCAGCCCGTCGAGATCGAACTGATCGCCGCGTCGCACTCGCCCGGCGGCTCCGGCCGCCTGGAATTCCCGGCCCTGCCGCCGCTCAAGCCGTCGCCCGTCTACAGCCGCGCGGCGCTGGCGAGTCAGGGCTCGCTCGTCTTCGTCTCGGGCCTCATCGGCCCCGAAAACGCCCCCGGGGGCGATCAGGTCCGCGCGGTCTTCGACGAACTTCGCTCCGTTCTGGACGAGGCCCGGTCCGACTTCCGCCACATGGCCAAGGCCACCTATTACGTCTCCGATCCCGAAGCCGACGCCGCCCTCGCAAAGATCAGGACCGAGTTGTACGACCCCACGCGCCCCCCCGCCGCCTCGAAGGCGGCCGTCCGAGACGTCGCGTTCCCGGGCCGCGGCTTCGCGATCGACATGATCGCCGTCACCCCCTGA
- a CDS encoding LysR family transcriptional regulator, whose product MEIQQLRMFLKVAEQGSFTRAAREFGVSQPAISQQVARLEATLGRPLFERQGRQVALTEAGELLRRRALQIVSLVDDTARLLCDDGETGKIVVSAIPTIAPYLMPELLEAFHRDHPRAQVEVNEEVTEAILRRCALGEIDVGVLALPASRGYLRFENLFEEELLLVTSADHPLVGRDRVELEDLRDLPFVLLDEAHCLSDDIRGFCRRKLFQPVSTGRVSQLATVQELVAQGFGVSLIPEMAVRPNANDRLRYRRLDGDTPTRTITACWNPDRYQSRLMLRFLDTLKQAGALRLTPSP is encoded by the coding sequence ATGGAAATCCAGCAGCTCCGCATGTTCCTGAAGGTCGCCGAGCAGGGGAGTTTCACCCGCGCCGCGCGCGAGTTCGGGGTCAGCCAGCCGGCCATCAGCCAGCAGGTGGCGCGGCTGGAGGCGACCCTGGGGAGGCCCCTGTTCGAGCGTCAGGGGAGGCAGGTGGCCCTGACCGAGGCGGGGGAGCTGCTCCGGCGGCGGGCCTTGCAGATCGTCTCGCTGGTGGACGATACCGCGCGGTTGCTGTGCGACGACGGCGAGACCGGCAAGATCGTGGTCTCGGCGATCCCCACGATCGCCCCCTACCTCATGCCCGAACTGCTGGAAGCGTTCCATCGGGACCACCCCAGGGCGCAGGTGGAGGTGAACGAGGAGGTGACCGAGGCCATCCTCCGCCGCTGCGCCCTGGGCGAGATCGACGTCGGCGTGCTGGCGCTGCCGGCGTCGCGCGGGTATCTCCGGTTCGAGAACCTGTTCGAGGAGGAGCTGCTCCTGGTCACCTCGGCCGACCACCCGCTCGTCGGCCGGGACCGCGTCGAGCTGGAGGACCTCCGCGACCTGCCGTTCGTCCTGCTGGACGAGGCCCATTGCCTGTCGGACGACATCCGGGGCTTCTGCCGTCGCAAGCTGTTCCAGCCGGTCAGCACGGGCCGCGTCAGCCAGCTCGCCACGGTGCAGGAGCTGGTGGCGCAGGGGTTCGGCGTCTCGCTGATCCCGGAGATGGCCGTGCGCCCCAACGCGAACGACCGCCTCCGCTACCGCCGCCTCGACGGCGACACGCCGACCCGCACCATCACCGCCTGCTGGAACCCGGACCGCTACCAGTCCCGGCTGATGCTCCGCTTCCTGGATACGCTCAAACAGGCCGGGGCCCTGCGGCTCACGCCGAGTCCTTGA
- a CDS encoding carboxymuconolactone decarboxylase family protein, with translation MRSLDDLKSSLGDDTKDLRLNLGNVLDTGDLEPGERWATALASAYFLRAGELVAALTAAGAPHLTPAAIADARAAAAIMGMNTVYYRFRHMIGKPSYSQRQAGLRMSRMGKPATTKGLFELASMACAVLAGCEACIKAHEHSLLHEGYTEDRVHQAVRIAAVVQGFAIAVAAETPAGVS, from the coding sequence ATGCGCTCTCTCGATGATCTGAAGTCCTCGCTCGGCGACGACACCAAGGACCTCCGCCTGAACCTGGGGAACGTGCTGGACACGGGCGACCTGGAACCCGGCGAGCGCTGGGCGACGGCCCTGGCCTCGGCCTACTTCCTGCGCGCGGGCGAGCTGGTCGCGGCCCTGACCGCCGCCGGCGCCCCCCACCTGACCCCCGCCGCGATCGCCGACGCCCGCGCGGCCGCCGCGATCATGGGCATGAACACCGTCTACTACCGCTTCCGCCACATGATCGGCAAGCCGAGCTACTCCCAGCGCCAGGCGGGGCTGCGGATGAGCCGGATGGGCAAGCCCGCCACGACCAAGGGCTTGTTCGAGCTGGCCTCGATGGCCTGCGCCGTCCTGGCGGGCTGCGAGGCCTGCATCAAGGCCCACGAGCACAGCCTGCTCCACGAGGGCTACACCGAGGACCGCGTCCACCAGGCCGTGAGGATCGCCGCGGTGGTCCAGGGCTTCGCGATCGCCGTCGCCGCCGAGACCCCCGCGGGCGTCTCCTGA
- a CDS encoding MazG nucleotide pyrophosphohydrolase domain-containing protein, with protein MGELHDDGLTLRELQRTIFEMYGTKDAARGAEATFLWLAEEFGELATALRSGSHEELALEMADVLAWLATLANIRGVDLEDAVRRKYGVGCPGCGRSPCVCDPAEKP; from the coding sequence ATGGGCGAGCTTCACGACGACGGGTTGACGCTCCGCGAACTCCAGCGGACCATCTTCGAGATGTACGGGACCAAGGACGCCGCGCGCGGGGCCGAGGCGACGTTCCTCTGGCTGGCCGAGGAGTTCGGAGAGCTGGCGACGGCGCTCCGCTCCGGCAGCCACGAAGAGCTGGCGCTGGAGATGGCCGACGTGCTGGCCTGGCTGGCGACGCTGGCGAACATCCGGGGCGTCGATCTTGAGGACGCCGTACGACGCAAGTACGGCGTGGGATGTCCCGGCTGCGGCCGCTCGCCCTGCGTCTGCGACCCGGCGGAGAAGCCGTGA
- a CDS encoding M16 family metallopeptidase, translating to MPAPSATIQQHEYSNGLVLVAETMPGVQSASFTLLIPAGAAYEAAEGLDSGGGGAASMACEWLTRGAGSRDSRELLNALDNLGVSHSESAQTLHTSLAAATLGVNLIPALEIFADIVLRPRFDDEEVEPIRALGLQNLRSLEDDPGSKVIYELRRRHFPEPWGRPSPGSPEDVARITPANLRAFYEAAYRPNGAILGVAGAIDWPRLRDAVGRLFDGWATRPDPRLVEKPAGPRIGHITRETQQIQIAMAAPAATVASDDYYRARAAVAILGGYSSARLFTEVREKRGLCYSVYASYEGQRERGAMLSYAGTSTERAQETLDVMLAEFRRLATGGVELEELETMRAGLKSSLIMAQESSMSRSNALASDWYFLGRVRSLDEIAAELDALTPGSVSDYAKTLLNLQDLTILTLGPTPLDVQIPA from the coding sequence GTGCCGGCGCCATCCGCGACGATCCAACAGCACGAGTACTCCAACGGCCTGGTGCTCGTCGCCGAGACGATGCCCGGCGTGCAGTCCGCCTCGTTCACGCTGCTCATCCCCGCGGGCGCGGCCTATGAAGCGGCCGAGGGCCTGGACTCCGGCGGCGGCGGCGCGGCGAGCATGGCCTGCGAATGGCTGACGCGCGGCGCCGGCTCTCGCGACAGCCGCGAACTCCTCAACGCGCTGGACAACCTGGGCGTCAGCCACTCCGAGAGCGCGCAGACGCTGCACACCAGCCTCGCCGCCGCCACTCTCGGCGTCAACCTGATCCCGGCCCTGGAGATCTTCGCCGACATCGTCCTTCGACCCCGGTTCGACGACGAAGAGGTCGAGCCGATCCGGGCCCTGGGCCTCCAGAATCTCCGGAGCCTGGAGGACGACCCCGGCTCCAAGGTCATCTACGAGCTGCGCCGTCGGCACTTCCCGGAGCCCTGGGGGCGCCCCTCGCCGGGCTCGCCCGAGGACGTCGCCCGGATCACGCCGGCGAACCTGCGGGCCTTTTATGAAGCCGCCTACCGCCCCAACGGGGCGATCCTGGGGGTGGCCGGCGCGATCGACTGGCCCCGGCTCCGGGACGCCGTCGGCCGACTCTTCGACGGCTGGGCGACCCGCCCCGACCCCAGGCTCGTCGAGAAGCCCGCCGGCCCCCGGATCGGCCACATCACCCGCGAGACACAGCAGATCCAGATCGCGATGGCCGCGCCGGCCGCCACCGTCGCCAGCGACGACTACTACCGCGCCCGGGCCGCCGTCGCCATCCTCGGCGGATACTCCTCCGCCCGGCTCTTCACCGAGGTCCGCGAGAAGCGCGGGCTCTGCTACTCGGTGTACGCCAGCTACGAAGGCCAGCGCGAGCGGGGGGCCATGCTCAGCTACGCCGGCACCTCCACCGAGCGGGCCCAGGAGACCCTGGACGTGATGCTCGCCGAGTTCCGCCGCCTGGCGACCGGGGGCGTCGAGCTGGAGGAGCTGGAGACCATGCGGGCGGGCCTCAAGAGCTCGCTGATCATGGCCCAGGAATCCAGCATGAGCCGCTCCAACGCCCTGGCGTCCGACTGGTACTTCCTCGGCCGCGTCCGCTCGCTCGACGAGATCGCCGCCGAGCTCGACGCCCTCACCCCCGGCTCGGTCTCCGATTACGCGAAGACCCTCCTGAACCTCCAAGACCTGACCATCCTGACGCTCGGCCCCACCCCGCTGGACGTCCAAATCCCGGCCTGA